A genomic region of Methanosarcina thermophila TM-1 contains the following coding sequences:
- the amrS gene encoding AmmeMemoRadiSam system radical SAM enzyme, protein MGIDVIKDAMLYEKIGDNKVHCNLCAQSCKIPPGKRGFCGVRENRDGQLYTLIYGTVSSEAVDPIEKKPLYHFYPGSYAYSVGSIGCNFRCKHCQNWAISQACLEEAYTMDILPGELIERALLSRSSSIAWTYNEPTIWHEYTYECAKLAKDAGLATIYVTNGYMTPDALKHIAPYLDAANIDIKAFNEKFYHNVASAKLAPVLEASVLAKQLGIHVEITTLIIPGANDSLDELRELSKWVYKNLGPETPLHFTRFHPQYKMQNVSPTPIKTMQEACKIATEEGLKYVYMGNVPGSERNNTFCPNCGKLLIARGLFAIEKYDITPEKTCPKCGEHIPIIGEYAGLKEASDEYGY, encoded by the coding sequence ATGGGGATCGATGTGATAAAAGATGCCATGCTTTACGAGAAAATCGGGGACAACAAAGTACATTGTAATCTCTGCGCCCAGAGTTGTAAAATTCCTCCGGGGAAAAGGGGCTTTTGTGGGGTCAGGGAAAACAGGGACGGACAATTATATACGCTTATTTACGGGACAGTCTCAAGCGAAGCCGTTGACCCTATAGAAAAGAAACCTCTTTATCACTTTTATCCGGGATCTTATGCTTACTCAGTAGGGTCGATAGGATGCAATTTCCGCTGCAAGCACTGCCAGAACTGGGCAATTTCCCAGGCTTGCCTAGAAGAAGCTTATACAATGGATATCCTTCCTGGTGAGCTGATTGAAAGGGCGCTTCTCTCACGTTCAAGTTCAATTGCCTGGACCTATAACGAACCCACGATCTGGCACGAGTACACTTACGAGTGTGCAAAACTGGCAAAGGACGCAGGGCTTGCAACAATTTATGTGACAAACGGGTACATGACGCCTGATGCCCTAAAACATATTGCGCCTTATCTGGATGCCGCAAATATCGACATTAAAGCTTTTAATGAAAAATTTTACCACAATGTCGCCAGCGCAAAACTGGCTCCTGTGCTTGAGGCTTCAGTCCTTGCAAAACAGCTCGGCATACATGTAGAGATTACAACCCTGATCATACCGGGTGCAAACGATTCCCTTGATGAACTCAGGGAGCTCTCAAAATGGGTCTACAAAAACCTGGGACCTGAGACCCCCCTGCATTTTACACGTTTCCACCCGCAGTACAAGATGCAGAACGTCTCCCCCACACCTATAAAAACTATGCAAGAAGCCTGTAAAATCGCAACTGAGGAAGGGCTTAAATATGTTTACATGGGCAATGTGCCTGGCAGTGAGAGAAACAATACCTTCTGCCCGAATTGCGGAAAACTGCTAATTGCCCGGGGCTTATTTGCGATCGAGAAGTATGATATTACACCTGAGAAGACCTGTCCAAAGTGCGGGGAACATATTCCCATTATAGGTGAATACGCTGGCTTAAAAGAAGCATCAGATGAATATGGATACTGA
- a CDS encoding DUF362 domain-containing protein, translated as MSKIQRLFDEAGFVELLGSDDLTAIKVHFGEYGNDGYINPVFVRQVVEKVRAAGAKPFITDTNTLYSGSRHNAVDHLTTAIEHGFDYSVVRAPLIISDGLKSQNAAEVEIGLKHFNSVKIGSDIAAADSMIVMSHFKGHIVAGFGGAIKNLAMGCAPAAGKKEQHFRTSPHVVEEKCVACGKCVEICPVGASALVGEVSMIEPNICISCGQCMEACPSEAIDIDWENDIPEFLECVTEYAYGAVKGKENRVGYINFLLKITPDCDCVPWSDAPIVPDIGILASTDPVALDQASYDLVNNQKGLVSSSLQFNHEAGADKFKGAWPKVDGTHQLKYGEEIGLGSREYKLVEI; from the coding sequence ATCAGCAAGATTCAGAGGCTTTTTGATGAAGCAGGGTTTGTTGAGCTTCTGGGGTCAGACGACCTGACTGCAATAAAGGTTCATTTTGGAGAGTATGGGAACGATGGATACATAAATCCGGTCTTTGTACGGCAGGTTGTAGAAAAGGTCCGGGCAGCCGGGGCAAAACCGTTTATCACGGATACGAATACACTTTATTCGGGCAGCCGGCATAATGCCGTCGATCATCTGACAACAGCAATAGAACATGGTTTTGATTATTCCGTCGTCCGGGCTCCACTTATTATATCGGACGGCTTGAAGAGCCAGAACGCGGCAGAGGTCGAGATCGGGCTGAAGCATTTCAATTCCGTAAAAATAGGGTCAGATATTGCTGCTGCGGACTCCATGATTGTGATGTCCCATTTTAAGGGGCATATCGTAGCCGGTTTTGGAGGGGCTATCAAAAATCTTGCTATGGGCTGTGCTCCCGCAGCCGGCAAGAAAGAACAGCACTTCAGGACAAGCCCGCACGTTGTTGAAGAAAAGTGCGTAGCCTGCGGGAAATGCGTTGAGATCTGTCCGGTTGGAGCTTCTGCTCTTGTAGGCGAGGTTTCAATGATCGAGCCTAATATCTGCATAAGCTGCGGGCAATGTATGGAAGCCTGTCCGTCGGAGGCAATTGATATCGACTGGGAAAACGACATCCCGGAGTTTCTGGAATGCGTTACAGAATACGCATATGGCGCGGTGAAAGGAAAGGAAAACAGGGTAGGTTATATTAATTTCCTGCTTAAAATTACACCTGACTGCGACTGTGTGCCCTGGAGCGATGCGCCTATTGTGCCGGATATAGGAATCCTGGCTTCAACTGATCCTGTTGCCCTTGACCAGGCAAGTTACGACCTCGTAAATAATCAGAAAGGGCTTGTCAGCTCCTCCCTGCAATTTAACCACGAAGCCGGAGCCGATAAATTCAAGGGCGCCTGGCCAAAGGTTGACGGAACTCATCAGCTCAAATATGGAGAAGAAATCGGGCTTGGAAGCCGGGAGTATAAACTGGTTGAGATTTGA